One Sanguibacter keddieii DSM 10542 genomic window carries:
- the ald gene encoding alanine dehydrogenase codes for MRIAVPTETKQDELRVALTADGAHHLVQAGHEVLVQSGAGVGSSVTDADYTAAGARVVADAEQVWAEAELVVKVKEPQPSEHRFLRSDLTLFTYLHLAADRACTQALLDAGTTSFAYETVRLADGSLPLLAPMSEVAGRLATQVGAYHLTSPAGGAGLLMGGVPGTRPAKVVVLGGGTAGRNAAQVALGMRADVTVLDLQAPVLASIDREHRGTVRTVTSTAAALDREVAGADLVVGAVLVPGARAPRLVSDELVSRMRPGSVLVDVAVDQGGCFQSTRATTHSDPTYRVHGSVFYAVANMPGAVPVTSTQALTNATLPYVARLAALGGARDLEALAADAPLAAGLATLHGTLAHREVAQAHGLGWVERFAPAV; via the coding sequence ATGCGCATCGCAGTCCCGACAGAGACCAAGCAGGACGAGCTGAGGGTCGCCCTCACCGCGGACGGCGCCCACCACCTGGTGCAGGCGGGCCACGAGGTGCTGGTGCAGTCCGGCGCCGGGGTCGGGTCCTCCGTGACCGACGCCGACTACACGGCTGCGGGCGCGCGTGTGGTCGCCGACGCCGAGCAGGTCTGGGCGGAGGCGGAGCTGGTCGTCAAGGTCAAGGAGCCCCAGCCGTCGGAGCACCGGTTCCTGCGCAGCGACCTCACCCTCTTCACCTACCTGCACCTCGCCGCCGACCGCGCGTGCACGCAGGCGCTGCTCGACGCCGGCACCACGTCCTTCGCCTACGAGACCGTCCGTCTCGCAGACGGCTCGCTGCCGCTGCTCGCCCCGATGAGCGAGGTCGCCGGGCGGCTGGCCACCCAGGTGGGCGCCTACCACCTCACGAGCCCGGCCGGGGGAGCGGGACTGCTCATGGGCGGCGTCCCGGGGACCCGTCCGGCCAAGGTGGTCGTGCTCGGCGGCGGCACCGCCGGGCGCAACGCAGCGCAGGTCGCGCTGGGCATGCGGGCCGACGTCACCGTCCTCGACCTGCAGGCGCCGGTGCTCGCCTCGATCGACCGCGAGCACCGCGGGACCGTGCGGACCGTGACCTCGACGGCCGCCGCGCTCGACCGCGAGGTCGCCGGAGCCGACCTCGTGGTCGGTGCGGTGCTGGTCCCCGGTGCCCGGGCGCCCCGGCTGGTCTCGGACGAGCTCGTGTCCCGCATGCGCCCGGGCTCGGTGCTCGTGGACGTGGCCGTCGACCAGGGCGGCTGCTTCCAGAGCACGCGAGCCACGACGCACAGCGACCCCACCTACCGGGTGCACGGCAGCGTCTTCTACGCGGTCGCGAACATGCCCGGCGCGGTCCCGGTGACGAGCACGCAGGCGCTCACCAACGCGACCCTGCCGTACGTCGCCCGCCTCGCAGCGCTCGGCGGGGCACGGGACCTCGAGGCCCTCGCCGCCGACGCGCCCCTCGCCGCCGGGCTCGCGACGCTGCACGGCACGCTCGCCCACCGCGAGGTGGCGCAGGCGCACGGGCTCGGGTGGGTCGAGAGGTTCGCACCCGCCGTCTGA
- a CDS encoding AI-2E family transporter — translation MSGQRVRSAAVRRSTASIRPPVPAAPQDSVPLWLRSSAGWAWRLIIVTIAIGLVVFATSRVQLVFIALFVALVFSAVLRPVVNIYAKVMPRALATALALLSGILVIGGLLAYVVASVAGQWQKLSDQFESGTNQIFEFLENGPLPFSITVDDMRGWFDDGLQWVQDHAGDIAGTAFEQAGTVFEIFTALALAFFCTIFFLARGDSMWSWFLNQLPSRLRDTWKVVGGAGWYTFSGYTRGTVIIAVTDGILAGIFLTILGVPLAAPLAVLVLIGAFIPLIGAPAAMVIAMVVALAADGIWKAALVGVGIALIGQFEGHVLQPLVMGRQVSLHPVVVAISVTAGTLLSGILGAVIAVPLVAVAWAVYSQLRTLDPPMPEDLDDDEDDDGGDESDDGEGDGDEAAVSVTVPTTRPAGQDPTTRTTTPSTTTSPTTEDPRTTQDPPTSTA, via the coding sequence ATGTCGGGGCAGCGGGTACGGAGCGCAGCAGTGCGTCGGAGCACGGCGTCGATCCGCCCACCGGTCCCGGCTGCCCCGCAGGACTCCGTCCCGCTCTGGCTCAGGTCCTCCGCCGGCTGGGCCTGGCGCCTCATCATCGTGACCATCGCGATCGGCCTCGTCGTCTTCGCGACCTCACGGGTCCAGCTCGTCTTCATCGCGCTGTTCGTCGCCCTCGTCTTCTCCGCCGTGCTCCGCCCGGTCGTCAACATCTACGCCAAGGTGATGCCCCGGGCCCTCGCGACAGCCCTCGCGCTGCTCAGCGGCATCCTCGTCATCGGCGGGCTGCTCGCCTACGTCGTCGCCTCCGTCGCCGGCCAGTGGCAGAAGCTCTCCGACCAGTTCGAGAGCGGCACCAACCAGATCTTCGAGTTCCTCGAGAACGGACCGCTGCCCTTCTCGATCACGGTCGACGACATGCGCGGCTGGTTCGACGACGGCCTCCAGTGGGTCCAGGACCACGCCGGCGACATCGCCGGCACGGCCTTCGAGCAGGCGGGCACCGTCTTCGAGATCTTCACGGCCCTCGCGTTGGCCTTCTTCTGCACCATCTTCTTCCTGGCCCGCGGCGACAGCATGTGGTCCTGGTTCCTCAACCAGCTGCCCAGCCGGCTCCGCGACACCTGGAAGGTCGTCGGCGGCGCAGGCTGGTACACCTTCTCCGGCTACACCCGCGGCACCGTGATCATCGCCGTCACCGACGGGATCCTCGCGGGCATCTTCCTCACGATCCTCGGGGTGCCGCTCGCCGCCCCGCTCGCCGTGCTCGTGCTCATCGGCGCGTTCATCCCGCTCATCGGTGCCCCCGCCGCGATGGTCATCGCGATGGTCGTGGCGCTCGCGGCCGACGGCATCTGGAAGGCCGCGCTCGTCGGCGTCGGCATCGCCCTCATCGGCCAGTTCGAGGGGCACGTCCTCCAGCCGCTCGTCATGGGACGGCAGGTGTCGTTGCACCCGGTGGTCGTCGCGATCTCGGTGACGGCCGGGACGCTGCTCTCCGGGATCCTGGGCGCGGTCATCGCCGTCCCCCTGGTCGCGGTCGCCTGGGCCGTCTACTCCCAGCTGCGCACCCTCGACCCGCCCATGCCGGAGGACCTCGACGACGACGAGGACGACGACGGAGGAGACGAGTCCGACGACGGCGAGGGCGACGGCGACGAGGCCGCGGTCTCGGTGACCGTCCCCACGACACGACCTGCCGGCCAGGACCCGACCACCAGGACGACGACCCCGTCCACGACGACCTCCCCCACAACCGAGGACCCACGCACCACGCAGGACCCACCGACCAGCACGGCGTGA